The DNA window GACTATTATGCAATTGGTTTGTATCCTATTTATATTGCTTTTGGCTCTGTATATTTAGGCTGTCTTTTTGAAAAAGGCCGGACAAGAATTTTGCGGGCGATAGCGATAATGTTGCCAATACTGTTGTTCCTACCATTATATCAGGTGGCTTTTCCAAACAAAAGTCCTCGATATATTCTTGACCATCAGGAAAAGTATAAAAGATTTGGACTGCTACGTTGGGAGGATGGGAAAGATCATTCATTGCCACAAGATTTTGCAGATATGCAGGGGTGGAAAGAATTAGCTCAAAAAGTAGATAAAGAATATTCCAAATTATCAAAGACAGGAAAAACGCTAGTTCTATGCGACAATTATGGCCAGGCTGGATCTATTAATTACTATTCAAAGATGGGAATAAAGGCTGTCTCGTTTAATGCCGATTATATCAACTGGTTTAATCTGGACCAAAAATATTCTAACCTGATAAGAATAAAAGACAATGATTATAATGATGAATTAAAAGAGACTGGTCCATATTTTGAAATTTCAAAAAAGGTCGATTCGATTACCAATCCTTTTGCCAGAGAAAAAGGTACTCTTATTTTTAGTTTCAAAGAAGCGAAAATAGATATCAGGATGAAAATAAAAAAAGAAATTGATGATACTAAAAGTGAGTATTAAAAGTTTTATTTTTACTGAAAAGAAGTAAAAATGAAAGCATTTTTTAAAGTCCTGTGTTTATTCGTAATAACTGTTTTAAGTTGTAGTTTTCAGAAAGCCGGATCAATAGACCCTAAAGTTGTTTATGAATCTGAAAATCTGGTTGTCAGACAGTTATCTAAGAATGTTTATCAACATATTTCATATCTTAATACTGAAACATATGGGAAAGTTCCTTGTAACGGGATGGTTGTGAAAGATGGAAATGAAGCTGTTATTTTCGATACTCCGTCCGATGATACAAGTTCTGCAGAATTGATCAAATGGATTAAAGGTAGTCTGAATGCTAAAATTAATGCTGTCATAGCAACTCATTTTCATAATGACTGTGTAGGAGGTTTAAAAGAGTTTAGGAAGAATAATATCCCTTCTTATGCCAGTAATAAGACTATAGCATTGGCAAAAAAGAATAAATTTAACGTTCCTGATCGTGGATTTGATAATACTTTAACTTTACATGTTGGCAAGCAAAAAGTATATGCAACATTTTTTGGTGAAGGACACACCAGAGATAATGTGGTGGGATATTTTCCTAATGAGAATGTGATGTTTGGTGGGTGTTTAGTTAAAGAAGTTGATGCGACTAAAGGATATCTTGAAGATTCTAATGTAAAAGCATGGTCTGAAACTGTTGAAAAAGTAAAAAAAGCATATCCGGATGCAAAAATAGTAATTCCGGGGCACGGAGAAGTTGGAGGGCAGGAATTACTGGATTATACCATCAAGTTGTTTAAAGTAGAGTAGTTCTGCTAATCGGGATATAAGAAGTTTACGATTTTAACTGATTGAATACAATCGGTTTTTTTTGATTATTTTATTATTGCAATTTAGTTGCATTATTGAAAATTTATTCTATCTTTGTCATTGTAATTTTATTTAAAAACATGGAAAACGACAACTTTGATGTTATTATAATTGGAGGAAGTTATGCTGGGCTTTCTGCGGGAATGGCTCTGGGAAGATCCCTAAGAAATGTTTTAATTATTGATAGTGGAAGACCGTGTAATGAGCAAACGCCACATTCTCATAATTTTCTGACTCAGGATGGTAAAACACCACACGAGATTAGTAAGGAAGCAAGAAGACAGGTTGAAAAATATAATTCAGTACAATTTGACGATGATATCGTGGTAAGCGCAAAAAAAGCCACAAAAGGTTTTGAAGTGAAGACGTTGTCAGGAAAAAGATTTAAATCTAAGAAGCTAGTTATTGCTACGGGAATTAGAGACATAAAACCCGATATTCCAGGTTTTAATGAATGTTGGGGGATTTCTGTTCTGCATTGTCCGTATTGCCATGGATTTGAAGTTAAAAATGAAACCACAGGAATTATAGCCAATGGAGATTTTGCTTTTGAGTTTTCAAAAATGATCATTCACTGGACTAAGGATCTCAGTTTATTCACTAATGGAAAATCAGAGCTTACAGAAGATCAAATAAGACAATTGACCAGGAAAAATATTCAGATCAATGAAAATAAAATTGATCAATTAGAACATACGAATGGGAAAATTAAAAATATACTTTTTAAGGATGGAAGTAAACACCCATTAAAAGCTATTTATGCGAAAGTTCCTTTTGAACAAAACCTAAACGTTTCAGACGATTTAGGAGTTGAACTCACTGAATTTGGCCATATCAAAACAGACCCATTTTATAAAACAAATGTTTTCGGAGTGTATGCTTGTGGTGACAACTCATCCATGATGCGTTCTGTAGCTAATGCTGTGGGATCAGGAAATACAGTGGGAGCTATGGTAAATAAGGAACTAATTGAAGAAGAATTTTAATTAAATTTTAAGTGTTTTAGTAATTCCCTGTTGGACTAATACAACAGGGAGTTTTTTTGAAAAAATGCATAAAATGATATTGAAATTAAAGATATTTTATGAAATTTTATTCCAAAAATCATATTTAACCGTACTAAATTCTTGGGGGAAATTCCGTACATTTGGGGTGAAAAATCTCAAAAACTTAAAGTAAAATGGATATTATTTTCGACCTGATTGAAAAAGAAAGACAAAGACAAACCCATGGATTGGAGCTGATAGCATCGGAAAATTTTGTTTCTGATGATGTAATGAAGGCAATGGGTAGCGTATTGACTAACAAATATGCAGAGGGATACCCTGGTAAAAGGTACTACGGTGGATGTGAAGTAGTAGATGAGGTCGAAACTTTAGCAATAAACAGAGCAAAAGAACTTTTTGGAGTTGATTATGTAAATGTTCAGCCTCATTCCGGTTCACAAGCTAATGCTGCAATTTATCTTGCAGTTTTAAAACCTGGAGATAAAATTATGGGGATGGATCTTTCTATGGGTGGACACTTAACTCATGGATCAGCCGTTAATTTTTCAGGAATTCAATATAATGTTGTTTCTTATGGTGTACAACAGGAAACTGGTTTGATTGATTATGATCAAATGAGAGAAGTTGCTTTAAGAGAAAGACCAAAAATGCTTATCGCTGGTTTTTCAGCGTATTCCAGAGATTTAGATTATGCAAAATTTAGAGAAGTTGCCGATGAGATCGGAGCTACTCTTTGGGCCGATATTGCACATCCTGCAGGTTTAGTTGCAAAAGGATTGCTGAATTCTCCTTTTGAACATTGTCATGTTGTAACAACAACTACTCATAAAACACTAAGAGGTCCTAGAGGTGGAATGATCATGATGGGTAAAGATTTCGAAAATACCTATGGACACAAGACTCCAAAAGGGGAGACCAAAATGATGAGCCAGGTTTTAGATGGTGCTGTTTTCCCTGGAATTCAAGGGGGACCGCTTGAGCATGTTATTGCAGGTAAAGCTATTGCTTTTGGAGAAGCTCTAGATGTGAAGTTTGAAATATACGCTAAACAGGTTCAGTCGAATGCTCAGGCTTTAGCAAAAGCCATGATCAGTAGAGGTTTTGATATTGTAAGTGGTGGGACTGATAATCATTTAATGCTAGTAGATCTTAGAAACAAGGGAGTAAATGGGAAAGAGACAGAAAAAGCGTTAGTACTGGCTGACATTACCTGTAATAAGAATATGGTTCCTTTTGATGATAAATCACCGTTTACTACATCTGGTATTAGATTAGGTACTGCTGCTATCACGACAAGAGGACTGAAAGAACAAGATATGGAGACTATTTCAGAATTGATTTCTGAAGTTGTTGATAATATTAAAAATGAAGAAGTTCTTACATCTGTAAGAAAGAAAGTAAATGAATTAATGGAA is part of the Chryseobacterium paludis genome and encodes:
- the glyA gene encoding serine hydroxymethyltransferase → MDIIFDLIEKERQRQTHGLELIASENFVSDDVMKAMGSVLTNKYAEGYPGKRYYGGCEVVDEVETLAINRAKELFGVDYVNVQPHSGSQANAAIYLAVLKPGDKIMGMDLSMGGHLTHGSAVNFSGIQYNVVSYGVQQETGLIDYDQMREVALRERPKMLIAGFSAYSRDLDYAKFREVADEIGATLWADIAHPAGLVAKGLLNSPFEHCHVVTTTTHKTLRGPRGGMIMMGKDFENTYGHKTPKGETKMMSQVLDGAVFPGIQGGPLEHVIAGKAIAFGEALDVKFEIYAKQVQSNAQALAKAMISRGFDIVSGGTDNHLMLVDLRNKGVNGKETEKALVLADITCNKNMVPFDDKSPFTTSGIRLGTAAITTRGLKEQDMETISELISEVVDNIKNEEVLTSVRKKVNELMEGKALFNY
- a CDS encoding NAD(P)/FAD-dependent oxidoreductase, translated to MENDNFDVIIIGGSYAGLSAGMALGRSLRNVLIIDSGRPCNEQTPHSHNFLTQDGKTPHEISKEARRQVEKYNSVQFDDDIVVSAKKATKGFEVKTLSGKRFKSKKLVIATGIRDIKPDIPGFNECWGISVLHCPYCHGFEVKNETTGIIANGDFAFEFSKMIIHWTKDLSLFTNGKSELTEDQIRQLTRKNIQINENKIDQLEHTNGKIKNILFKDGSKHPLKAIYAKVPFEQNLNVSDDLGVELTEFGHIKTDPFYKTNVFGVYACGDNSSMMRSVANAVGSGNTVGAMVNKELIEEEF
- the bla gene encoding subclass B1 metallo-beta-lactamase, with amino-acid sequence MKAFFKVLCLFVITVLSCSFQKAGSIDPKVVYESENLVVRQLSKNVYQHISYLNTETYGKVPCNGMVVKDGNEAVIFDTPSDDTSSAELIKWIKGSLNAKINAVIATHFHNDCVGGLKEFRKNNIPSYASNKTIALAKKNKFNVPDRGFDNTLTLHVGKQKVYATFFGEGHTRDNVVGYFPNENVMFGGCLVKEVDATKGYLEDSNVKAWSETVEKVKKAYPDAKIVIPGHGEVGGQELLDYTIKLFKVE